The following are encoded together in the Cervus elaphus chromosome 23, mCerEla1.1, whole genome shotgun sequence genome:
- the LOC122681502 gene encoding cystatin-C yields MRCLDPRIATRLQSVCIQETMVGSPRSPLLLLAALIVALALAVSPAAAQGPRKGRLLGGLMEADVNEEGVQEALSFAVSEFNKRSNDAYQSRAMRVVRARKQVVSGMNYFLDVELGRTTCTKSQANLDNCPFHDQPHLKREKLCSFQVYVVPWMNTINLVKFSCQD; encoded by the exons ATGCGGTGCTTGGACCCGCGGATCGCCACTCGGCTGCAGTCTGTTTGCATCCAAGAGACCATGGTGGGCTCCCCGCGCTCCCCGCTGCTCCTGCTGGCCGCCCTGATCGTCGCCCTGGCCCTGGCCGTGAGCCCCGCGGCCGCGCAGGGCCCTAGAAAGGGTCGCCTGCTGGGCGGCCTGATGGAGGCGGACGTCAACGAGGAGGGCGTGCAGGAGGCACTGTCCTTTGCGGTCAGCGAGTTCAACAAGCGGAGCAACGACGCTTACCAGAGCCGCGCGATGCGCGTGGTGCGCGCCCGCAAGCAG GTCGTGTCGGGAATGAACTACTTCTTGGACGTGGAACTTGGCCGGACTACATGTACCAAGTCCCAGGCCAACTTAGACAACTGTCCCTTCCATGACCAGCCGCACCTGAAGAGG GAAAAGCTGTGCTCCTTCCAGGTTTATGTCGTCCCATGGATGAACACCATCAACCTGGTGAAGTTTAGCTGCCAGGATTAA